Within Bifidobacterium dentium JCM 1195 = DSM 20436, the genomic segment TCCCGCCGGAATTTCCAGCGTCCAACGGTGGGTGGGAATGCGGTACTGTTCCACCAGTGGAATTTGTCCGTCTTCGGTGACGGCAAGCACGCCAACGGTGTCTCCACCGTTCTCCTGAACCAAGTAACGCTCGAAATGGCCGACCTCGGATGAATTGAACGCAACGTGATCCACATTGAAATAATGGCTTGCGACAATTTGTTTGCGGACTTCCTCTTTGACCGGGGCGGTGCGCCATGGATCGAAGCGACGATAGGTCTCATTGCTCATATGTGCCCTCCTTACAGGGGATGTGCAATCACTTGCCATTGTAAGCCGAAAGCGATCGATAACGCAGAGGGCGAAAACGTGTTCCGCGACGTGGTCGACCGGATGAATCGTGGTGAGAAGGTTCGCGACACCGCCGAAGGTTTTGCAAAATCCCCTTCATGTGGTATAGTTCCATAACTGTGCGCAAGCCCCTGTATCCCAATTGGTAGAGGAAGCAGCCTCAAAATCTGCGCAGTGTGGGTTCGAGTCCCACCGGGGGCACCCAAAACGGGATCTCGCGGAGAAGCGGGAACCCATGGCCCCGGGGCCGATCAGATCGGCGTCCAGGGAAGCCATCACGAACGCGCGAGGTCCGACGGCCCCGTGCGTTTTGTTTTCTTCGCCTCCTTCCGGTTGCCTGTAGTATCGTGCCATACCCGCACCAGCTGAGGCGCTGCCGGAGGCACTGACAAGCTCATGTTGAGAATTATCACTTGGCGCATCATGCGCCAAGTGATAATCCCGATAGGCAGGCTCCTCGAAGAGATAGTCTTTGAGAGCCGTCGGAGAGACGAGAACGTAGAACGGCAGACTGAAGTACGTGGCCGCATTTGCGATATCCGCAGAAGTCCATTCAGCTTTGTTGTTCAGCTTGCGACTGACTGATGCTTGGGCGAGACCTAAAGCGGCAGCAAAATCGCTTTGACTTTTCTCGGGGAATCGGGCTAGCAGCATTCTTATGTTGTTACGGACGATTCTCTGCATATCTTGCGCAGCTTGTGTTTGATTATTTTCTTTCTTTTGCATGCAATCAATTCTAAACACACCAATTTGATATTTTGACTGAAGCTGTTATTGTTATACGCATGACGTATAAAACACTCTCACATCGTATTGAATTTCTGAGGAGAGAACGGCACATGAATCAAGCTGAGTTCGGAAGACTCCTAGGCATAACCCAGGCGACAGCATCGCGGAAACTGAATGGTCAGATACCGTTCAGTACTGATGAGGTACTTCGCTGTGCGATTGTCTTTGGCGTGTCTACGGAAGCCTTGTACGGCCGAGAAGACCTTGAAGATCTCAAACAGCCTGTCTAGCGAACGAGAACAGAGAAGGAGAAGAAAAATGCGCACCAAGGAAAAACTGTGGCTGCAGGCCCGTGTTACGGATTCGGAACCCACGAACGGGGAACTGATCGGACTGACGATCCTCAACATCGACACGGGACACCCGAAAGTCGACCACGCGATCTTCAAACCACTGAAACCAACGACACACTGGGACGAACGCCTCACCGGGGGAATCACCAAGGAAGACGCAGGAATCCACCTGCCATTCAGCTTCTACCAGCCGGAAATCCAACACATGATGGACCAAGCGGAAGGATTCGAAGGACCGAACATCGTCCGGGACCTCGGATT encodes:
- a CDS encoding helix-turn-helix transcriptional regulator, whose product is MNQAEFGRLLGITQATASRKLNGQIPFSTDEVLRCAIVFGVSTEALYGREDLEDLKQPV